One region of Triticum aestivum cultivar Chinese Spring chromosome 6B, IWGSC CS RefSeq v2.1, whole genome shotgun sequence genomic DNA includes:
- the LOC123140000 gene encoding uncharacterized protein: MMEDNEVDRLSKLPDDVLLNIVERLDIADAARTTILSTRWKQIPAILSKVVIVAGSFEPKHERRKITSDDIVRANTTVLEAARCILGRRAGSLSTIHLLCMQFYLGDESVFIGQTVANTIATQKVASAEFTIMTKVRRNCSVDELLTYGRQFMSFFGSCPNTFGGLARLTLENLRLGESDFPKIFSICNQLEFLRLQQCDAGNMSLLEVEHEQLRELLIFCSSIKRVDLKCVPKLTILKFNAFMSPEDPFCLGYVPLLQTVTIINTGLSRHKMLKLSELLGKTAISFLHLNFKCEKIWVKPEGRKQLLPVFHKLRLVNLINISEECDLTWTMFILQGAPALKELCIMVRDHLCEMTTGEVRKRFTYSEKKDKGLEWEPSSPDFKHHNLAEVRIYGFQAEDKFMRYARNVVEAAVNLEAMNLYRNPGCDKCKHTLPGQWTWTEMLLIRDKINNGMSSHARIHFPS, from the exons ATGATG GAGGACAATGAGGTTGATAGGctcagcaagttgcctgatgacgTTTTGCTCAACATTGTGGAGCGACTTGATATCGCTGATGCTGCACGAACCACCATCCTCTCGACACGTTGGAAACAGATCCCTGCGATACTCTCAAAGGTTGTTATCGTGGCTGGATCTTTTGAGCCCAAGCATGAAAGGAGGAAGATAACCTCAGATGATATAGTTCGGGCCAACACCACCGTGCTGGAAGCTGCTAGGTGCATACTGGGAAGGAGGGCTGGGAGTCTATCCACCATTCACCTGTTGTGCATGCAATTCTACTTGGGAGATGAGTCTGTTTTCATTGGCCAGACTGTTGCCAACACCATAGCAACACAAAAGGTCGCTTCAGCCGAGTTTACAATCATGACGAAGGTGCGCAGAAATTGTTCTGTTGATGAACTGCTCACTTATGGGAGGCAGTTCATGTCATTCTTTGGTTCGTGTCCAAACACATTTGGTGGTCTTGCACGCCTCACGCTAGAGAATTTGAGGTTGGGTGAATCAGACTTCCCCAAAATTTTCAGTATTTGCAATCAACTGGAGTTCCTCCGTCTCCAACAGTGTGATGCGGGGAATATGTCTTTGCTGGAAGTGGAACACGAACAGCTCCGTGAATTACTGATTTTTTGTAGCAGTATTAAGAGGGTTGATCTGAAGTGTGTACCAAAGCTCACAATACTGAAATTTAATGCTTTTATGTCTCCGGAAGACCCCTTCTGTCTGGGCTATGTCCCACTGCTTCAGACTGTGACCATCATTAATACTGGTCTTTCGCGGCACAAGATGCTCAAGTTAAGCGAGTTGCTGGGTAAGACGGCCATAAGCTTCCTCCATTTGAACTTCAAATGTGAAAAG ATTTGGGTGAAACCAGAAGGTCGAAAGCAATTGCTACCGGTGTTCCACAAACTAAGGCTTGTGAATTTGATCAACATTTCTGAAGAATGTGATCTGACTTGGACGATGTTCATACTCCAAGGTGCACCCGCCCTTAAGGAACTATGCATCATG GTGAGGGATCATTTGTGTGAAATGACAACCGGGGAGGTGAGGAAGAGGTTTACATATAGCGAGAAGAAGGACAAAGGACTAGAATGGGAACCATCTTCCCCTGATTTCAAGCACCACAATCTGGCTGAGGTCAGGATCTATGGGTTTCAGGCAGAAGACAAATTCATGAGGTATGCCAGAAATGTCGTGGAGGCAGCGGTGAACCTGGAGGCCATGAACCTATATAGAAATCCAGGGTGTGATAAGTGCAAGCACACGCTTCCAGGTCAGTGGACATGGACGGAGATGTTATTGATCAGAGACAAAATCAACAATGGGATGTCGTCACATGCCAGGATTCACTTCCCGAGCTGA